A single window of Eucalyptus grandis isolate ANBG69807.140 chromosome 1, ASM1654582v1, whole genome shotgun sequence DNA harbors:
- the LOC104423373 gene encoding disease resistance protein RUN1: MSSSSSGTSTQGIWRYDVFLSFRGKDTRKGFTSHLYSALKDAGINAFKDDDALPRGEKISSELEQAIEESRIAIIVFSTNYANSRWCLEELEKIMEAREMHGQLVLPVFYDVDPSEVRKQIGSFAQAFAEHEACSEEERDRAIRWKTALTKAGNLSGWDLKNVVDGHEAILIEDIVNNVLQELPDAYLDVPTFGVGLETRLEKIKSLLYLGSDEVLFIGICGREGIGKTTIAEAVYNRFFHAFEGRSFLANVSGDFWQLKDLISLQKQLLSDIVKHRNIKIRNIRMGISAIKRALCNRRVLIVLDDVRDSVQIKALVRERHWFGSGSRIIITTRDQGLLQDLDGAGIYMVEQLDDNDAFQLFSWHAFSDSHPKEEFIELSKEIASHCKGEPLALEVLGSFLKNRSLVEWRSAFVHLKRTGFDWLCDDKEKDESPCIAKSPLQKKLMYRKSLQALGNKIFREEYSKIREVDVSM; the protein is encoded by the exons ATGAGTAGTTCGTCTTCTGGTACCTCCACTCAAGGTATATGGAGATAtgatgtgttcttgagctttagaggcaAAGATACTCGGAAAGGATTCACCAGCCACCTTTACTCCGCCTTAAAAGATGCAGGGATCAATGCTTTCAAAGATGACGATGCTCTTCCAAGAGGAGAGAAGATCTCATCTGAACTTGAACAAGCTATAGAAGAGTCAAGGATAGCGATCATTGTTTTCTCGACGAATTATGCCAATTCTAGGTGGTGTCTCGAAGAGCTTGAGAAGATTATGGAGGCCAGGGAAATGCATGGGCAGTTGGTCCTTCCGGTGTTCTATGACGTGGATCCTTCAGAAGTGCGGAAACAGATCGGTAGTTTTGCACAAGCATTTGCTGAACATGAAGCGTGTTCGGAGGAAGAGAGGGACAGAGCCATTAGGTGGAAGACAGCTCTTACAAAAGCGGGAAATTTATCTGGCTGGGATCTGAAGAATGTTGTGGATGG GCATGAGGCTATACTTATCGAAGACATCGTAAACAACGTATTGCAAGAACTGCCAGACGCATACCTGGATGTACCAACGTTTGGGGTTGGACTTGAAACTCGATTAGAGAAGATAAAATCATTGCTATACCTAGGTTCGGATGAGGTGCTCTTCATAGGAATCTGTGGAAGAGAAGGAATTGGCAAGACAACAATAGCTGAAGCTGTTTATAACCGTTTCTTTCACGCCTTTGAAGGGAGAAGTTTTCTTGCGAACGTGAGTGGAGATTTCTGGCAACTGAAGGATCTAATTAGCTTGCAAAAGCAACTCCTTTCAGACATTGTGAAGCATCGAAACATAAAAATACGCAATATTCGTATGGGAATTAGTGCCATTAAGAGAGCTTTATGCAATCGAAGGGTTCTGATTGTGCTGGACGACGTGAGGGATTCTGTGCAAATAAAAGCACTAGTCAGAGAACGTCATTGGTTTGGTTCTGGCAGTAGGATCATAATAACAACGAGAGATCAAGGTTTACTGCAGGACTTAGATGGGGCGGGCATTTATATGGTTGAGCAGTTGGATGACAATGATGCCTTTCAGCTTTTCAGTTGGCACGCCTTTAGTGATTCTCATCCCAAAGAAGAATTCATTGAACTTTCAAAAGAGATTGCAAGTCATTGTAAAGGAGAACCCCTAGCTCTCGAAGTCTTGGGttctttcttaaaaaatagaAGTTTGGTTGAATGGAGAAGCGCATTTGTACATCTGAAGAGGACAGGTTTTGATTGGCTCTGTGACGACAAAGAGAAGGATGAATCACCCTGCATTGCCAAAAGCCCTCTTCAAAAGAAGTTGATGTATCGTAAGTCGCTTCAGGCCTTGGGAAATAAGATTTTCCGGGaagaatattcaaaaattagagAAGTTGATGTATCTATGTAA
- the LOC104421205 gene encoding GEM-like protein 4, translating into MKNQRQGLVIGVPLLSLEAPSSEHSYQYDKMFCRSRKLKKDKVNLVLHRMNKLGKKADILARGVREHVSLSPKITKTVKGKLRMGARVLQLGGMDKVFMDLFNVGDGERLMKTFQCYLSTSIGPIGGLLFISTERVAFCSERCIKLVSPDGETTKVHYKVMIPLRKIKMANETENVEKPLQKYIQIVTVDNFEFWFMGFLNYQKTLKHLQWAISQA; encoded by the exons ATGAAAAACCAACGCCAGGGTCTTGTCATTGGAGTTCCTTTACTGTCCTTGGAGGCACCTTCATCTGAACATTCTTATCAATACGATAAAATGTTCTGTCGATCACGAAAGTTGAAAAAAG ATAAGGTAAATTTGGTGCTTCATAGGATGAACAAGCTCGGGAAGAAAGCAGATATTCTTGCACGTGGAGTTCGAGAACATG TGAGCCTAAGTCCCAAGATTACAAAAACAGTGAAAGGAAAATTGAGAATGGGGGCGAGAGTTCTTCAACTTGGAGGAATGGATAAGGTGTTCATGGACTTATTTAATGTTGGAGATGGCGAAAGGCTAATGAAGACCTTCCAATGCTATCTGTCAACTTCAATCGGTCCTATAGGAGGTCTCCTCTTTATCTCCACCGAGAGAGTGGCCTTTTGCAGTGAGAGATGTATAAAACTGGTTTCTCCGGATGGAGAAACAACCAAAGTCCATTACAAG GTGATGATCCCGCTTAGAAAGATAAAGATGGCAAATGAGACAGAGAACGTGGAGAAGCCGTTGCAGAAGTACATCCAGATTGTAACTGTAGATAATTTTGAGTTCTGGTTCATGGGATTCTTGAACTATCAGAAAACACTAAAGCATCTTCAGTGGGCAATTTCTCAAGCATAG
- the LOC104423374 gene encoding uncharacterized protein LOC104423374 yields MFEDHMWMFHLPPFIINKQLGYEDLVKLTVDLGGGFELKQLSVHFGNRIYPYCHQSCLGNTFVYGRTSLLTITQTIDGQVGIAESDYNWGNVNAKRGLIDLETCPGQGSVEEGQHAKRTRGLIILGKHIFLVSNTFLRDTTQFVIRPSNMKNQLQGLVIGVPLSLEAPSSEHSYQYDKMFCPFDGSSRKLKKDKVNLVLHRMNKLGKKADILARGVREHVRLSPEITKTVQGKLRMGARVLQLGGMDKVFMDLFNVGDGERLVKTFQCYLSTSIGPVGGLLFISTERVAFCSERCIKLVSPDGETTKVHYKVMIPLRKVKMANETENVEKPSQKYIQIVTVDNFDFWFMGFLNHQKTLKHLRRAISQA; encoded by the exons ATGTTTGAAGATCACATGTGGATGTTCCATTTGCCAcctttcattatcaacaaacagCTTGGATATGAGGACCTGGTAAAATTGACTGTAGATTTAGGTGGTGGATTTGAATTGAAGCAGCTCAGTGTTCATTTCGGGAATCGGATCTATCCTTATTGTCATCAGTCGTGTTTGGGCAACACATTTGTTTATGGTAGAACTTCACTGTTGACAATTACTCAAACGATAGATGGTCAAGTTGGTATTGCAGAGAGTGACTACAATTGGGGCAATGTGAATGCGAAAAGAGGCCTTATTGATCTTGAGACTTGTCCTGGTCAAGGCTCTGTTGAGGAGGGGCAACATGCTAAAAGAACGAG AGGATTGATCATACTGGGTAAGCACATCTTCCTTGTTTCCAACACCTTTTTGAGAGATACTACGCAGTTTGTCATCAGACCATCAAATATGAAAAACCAACTCCAGGGTCTTGTCATTGGAGTTCCCCTGTCCTTGGAGGCACCTTCGTCGGAGCATTCTTATCAATATGATAAGATGTTCTGTCCATTCGATGGATCATCACGAAAGTTGAAAAAAG ATAAGGTGAATTTGGTGCTTCATAGGATGAACAAGCTCGGGAAGAAAGCAGATATTCTTGCACGTGGCGTTCGAGAACATG TGAGACTGAGTCCCGAGATTACAAAAACAGTGCAAGGAAAGTTGAGAATGGGAGCGAGGGTTCTTCAACTTGGAGGAATGGATAAGGTTTTCATGGACTTATTTAATGTTGGAGATGGCGAAAGGCTAGTGAAGACCTTCCAATGCTATTTGTCGACTTCAATTGGTCCTGTAGGAGGTCTCCTCTTTATCTCCACTGAGAGAGTGGCCTTTTGCAGCGAGAGATGTATAAAACTGGTTTCCCCGGATGGAGAAACAACCAAAGTCCATTACAAG GTGATGATTCCGCTTAGAAAGGTAAAGATGGCAAATGAGACAGAGAATGTGGAGAAGCCATCGCAGAAGTACATACAGATTGTAACTGTAGATAATTTTGATTTCTGGTTCATGGGATTCTTGAACCATCAGAAAACGCTAAAGCATCTTCGGCGGGCAATTTCTCAAGCATAA
- the LOC104421206 gene encoding uncharacterized protein LOC104421206, producing MGVSMKQTAVIVGTLGTLSFIFGVIAENKKPASGTVITGKDVVICKFPSDPTVALGYLSFAFLLLCTVAGYWSLFYPYKGRSVPQSVFFRNTSFVIFFNIALFVGGLAAAMLLWPTITEQLHQVRNVHKNPSYECPTAKTGLLGGGAFLSLDSALFWLVALMLADNTREDFFDEVDEPRKDGDQGEALTSEYEVDGHIKGVA from the exons ATGGGCGTTTCGATGAAGCAGACGGCGGTGATTGTGGGCACTTTGGGTACGCTGTCCTTCATCTTTGGAGTGATTGCTGAGAATAAGAAG CCTGCATCTGGAACTGTGATTACCGGTAAAGATGTCGTAATTTGCAAGTTTCCGTCTGACCCCACTGTTGCTCTTGGGTATTTGTCCTTTGCATTCCTTTTGTTGTGCACCGTGGCGGGCTATTGGTCTCTGTTTTACCCGTACAAGGGAAGGTCCGTCCCTCAATCAGTTTTTTTCCGGAATACTAGCttcgtcatcttcttcaacattgCCTT GTTTGTGGGGGGATTGGCAGCGGCGATGCTGTTATGGCCGACAATTACCGAGCAGCTGCACCAGGTCCGCAATGTTCACAAGAACCCCAGCTACGAATGCCCCACGGCCAAGACTGGTCTATTGGGTGGTGGAGCATTTCTGTCCCTTGATTCGGCTCTCTTCTGGCTGGTCGCCCTTATGCTAGCGGACAACACCCGTGAGGATTTCTTTGACGAGGTTGATGAGCCCCGTAAGGATGGTGATCAGGGTGAGGCTCTCACAAGTGAATATGAGGTGGATGGGCATATAAAGGGGGTAGCCTAG